The proteins below are encoded in one region of Struthio camelus isolate bStrCam1 chromosome 23, bStrCam1.hap1, whole genome shotgun sequence:
- the AGO3 gene encoding protein argonaute-3 isoform X1 gives MADLVLRCPPGAGPVGAQPLLMVPRRPGYGTMGKPIKLLANCFQVEIPKIDVYLYEVDIKPDKCPRRVNREVVDSMVQHFKVTIFGDRRPVYDGKRSLYTANPLPVATTGVDLDVTLPGEGGKDRPFKVSIKFVSRVSWHLLHEVLTGRTLPEPLELDKPISTNPVHAVDVVLRHLPSMKYTPVGRSFFSAPEGYDHPLGGGREVWFGFHQSVRPAMWKMMLNIDVSATAFYKAQPVIQFMCEVLDIHNIDEQPRPLTDSHRVKFTKEIKGLKVEVTHCGTMRRKYRVCNVTRRPASHQTFPLQLENGQTVERTVAQYFREKYNLQLKYPHLPCLQVGQEQKHTYLPLEVCNIVAGQRCIKKLTDNQTSTMIKATARSAPDRQEEISRLVRSANYDADPFVQEFQFKVRDEMAHVTGRVLPAPMLQYGGRNRTVATPSHGVWDMRGKQFHTGVEIKMWAIACFATQRQCREEILKGFTDQLRKISKDAGMPIQGQPCFCKYAQGADSVEPMFRHLKNTYSGLQLIIVILPGKTPVYAEVKRVGDTLLGMATQCVQVKNVIKTSPQTLSNLCLKINVKLGGINNILVPHQRPSVFQQPVIFLGADVTHPPAGDGKKPSIAAVVGSMDAHPSRYCATVRVQRPRQEIIQDLASMVRELLIQFYKSTRFKPTRIIFYRDGVSEGQFRQVLYYELLAIREACISLEKDYQPGITYIVVQKRHHTRLFCADRTERVGRSGNIPAGTTVDTDITHPYEFDFYLCSHAGIQGTSRPSHYHVLWDDNCFTADELQLLTYQLCHTYVRCTRSVSIPAPAYYAHLVAFRARYHLVDKEHDSAEGSHVSGQSNGRDPQALAKAVQIHQDTLRTMYFA, from the exons ATGGCGGATTTGGTCCTCCGTTGCCCACCAGGCGCTG gacCCGTCGGGGCACAGCCCCTACTCATGGTGCCCAGACGTCCTGGCTATGGCACCATGGGCAAACCCATTAAACTGCTGGCCAACTGCTTCCAAGTTGAAATCCCAAAGATTGATGTCTACCTCTATGAGGTGGATATCAAACCAGATAAGTGTCCTCGGAGGGTGAACAG GGAGGTGGTGGATTCAATGGTGCAGCATTTTAAAGTGACAATATTTGGGGACCGTAGACCAGTTTATGATGGGAAAAGAAGCCTTTATACAGCCAATCCACTTCCTGTGGCCACTACTGGG GTGGATTTGGATGTGACTTtaccaggagaaggaggaaaagatcGTCCCTTCAAAGTGTCCATAAAATTTGTTTCTCGGGTGAGCTGGCACTTGCTGCATGAAGTTTTGACAGGAAGAACCTTGCCTGAGCCTCTGGAACTAGACAAACCAATCAGCACTAACCCCGTTCATGCTGTCGATGTGGTGCTACGACACCTACCCTCCATGAA GTATACCCCGGTGGGCCGCTCCTTTTTCTCAGCTCCAGAAGGCTATGATCACCCCTTGGGAGGTGGTAGGGAGGTTTGGTTTGGATTCCATCAGTCTGTTCGGCCTGCCATGTGGAAAATGATGCTCAATATTGATG TTTCTGCAACTGCCTTCTACAAAGCACAACCTGTAATTCAATTTATGTGTGAAGTTCTTGACATTCATAATATTGATGAACAACCAAGACCTCTGACTGATTCTCATCGGGTAAAATTCACCAAAGAGATAAAGG GTCTAAAGGTAGAAGTGACTCATTGTGGAACAATGAGACGGAAATACCGTGTTTGTAACGTAACAAGAAGGCCTGCAAGTCATCAAAC CTTCCCTTTACAGTTAGAAAACGGCCAGACTGTGGAGAGAACAGTAGCACagtatttcagagagaaatacaACCTCCAGCTGAAATATCCTCATCTTCCTTGCCTACAAGTGGGACAAGAACAGAAACACACCTACCTGCCTTTAGAA GTATGTAACATTGTAGCTGGCCAACGATGTATCAAGAAGCTAACAGACAATCAGACATCAACTATGATAAAGGCAACAGCAAGATCTGCTCCAGATAGGCAAGAGGAAATAAGCAGATTG GTAAGAAGTGCAAATTATGATGCAGATCCATTTGTTCAAGAGTTCCAGTTCAAAGTCCGGGATGAGATGGCCCATGTGACAGGGCGTGTGCTCCCAGCTCCAATGTTGCAGTATGGAGGACGG AATCGAACAGTGGCAACCCCAAGCCATGGAGTATGGGACATGCGAGGGAAGCAGTTTCACACTGGTGTTGAGATCAAAATGTGGGCCATAGCTTGTTTTGCAACGCAGAGACAATGCAGAGAAGAAATACTGAA GGGTTTTACAGACCAGCTGCGGAAGATCTCCAAGGATGCAGGGATGCCAATCCAAGGCCAGCCTTGTTTCTGTAAATATGCCCAAGGTGCTGACAGTGTGGAGCCCATGTTTCGGCACCTCAAGAACACCTATTCAGGTCTTCAACTTATCATTGTAATCCTGCCAGGGAAAACGCCAGTATATG CGGAGGTGAAGCGTGTGGGAGATACGTTGTTGGGAATGGCCACGCAGTGTGTTCAAGTCAAAAACGTTATCAAAACATCTCCACAGACCCTGTCAAATCTGTGCCTGAAGATTAATGTTAAACTAGGAGGAATCAACAATATTCTTGTACCTCATCAACG acCTTCTGTGTTCCAGCAGCCAGTGATCTTTTTGGGAGCAGATGTCACACACCCTCCTGCTGGAGATGGAAAGAAGCCTTCCATAGCTGCT GTCGTAGGTAGTATGGATGCTCATCCAAGCCGGTACTGTGCCACAGTGAGAGTTCAGCGACCCCGGCAGGAAATCATCCAAGATCTTGCCTCCATGGTGAGAGAGCTTCTCATCCAGTTCTATAAGTCAACACGGTTCAAGCCCACGCGTATCATCTTCTATAGGGATGGAGTCTCTGAAGGACAGTTTCGACAG GTTTTGTATTATGAACTGCTAGCCATTAGAGAAGCTTGCATCAGTTTGGAGAAAGATTACCAGCCTGGAATAACCTATATTGTGGTGCAGAAGCGACATCATACACGATTGTTTTGTGCTGACAGAACAGAAAGG GTTGGTCGAAGTGGCAACATTCCAGCTGGAACAACTGTAGATACAGACATTACACATCCATATGAGTTTGACTTTTACCTCTGCAGCCATGCTGGAATACAG GGTACCAGCCGTCCCTCACACTATCATGTTTTGTGGGATGATAACTGTTTTACTGCAGATGAACTTCAGCTGCTGACTTACCAGCTCTGCCACACATACGTGCGCTGTACACGTTCAGTTTCTATACCTGCACCAGCGTATTATGCTCACCTGGTAGCGTTCAGAGCACGATACCATCTTGTGGACAAAGAACATGACAG TGCTGAAGGAAGCCATGTTTCAGGACAAAGCAATGGGAGAGATCCGCAGGCCCTGGCGAAGGCTGTACAAATTCACCAAGACACCTTACGCACGATGTACTTCGCTTAA
- the AGO3 gene encoding protein argonaute-3 isoform X2, whose product MEIGSAGPVGAQPLLMVPRRPGYGTMGKPIKLLANCFQVEIPKIDVYLYEVDIKPDKCPRRVNREVVDSMVQHFKVTIFGDRRPVYDGKRSLYTANPLPVATTGVDLDVTLPGEGGKDRPFKVSIKFVSRVSWHLLHEVLTGRTLPEPLELDKPISTNPVHAVDVVLRHLPSMKYTPVGRSFFSAPEGYDHPLGGGREVWFGFHQSVRPAMWKMMLNIDVSATAFYKAQPVIQFMCEVLDIHNIDEQPRPLTDSHRVKFTKEIKGLKVEVTHCGTMRRKYRVCNVTRRPASHQTFPLQLENGQTVERTVAQYFREKYNLQLKYPHLPCLQVGQEQKHTYLPLEVCNIVAGQRCIKKLTDNQTSTMIKATARSAPDRQEEISRLVRSANYDADPFVQEFQFKVRDEMAHVTGRVLPAPMLQYGGRNRTVATPSHGVWDMRGKQFHTGVEIKMWAIACFATQRQCREEILKGFTDQLRKISKDAGMPIQGQPCFCKYAQGADSVEPMFRHLKNTYSGLQLIIVILPGKTPVYAEVKRVGDTLLGMATQCVQVKNVIKTSPQTLSNLCLKINVKLGGINNILVPHQRPSVFQQPVIFLGADVTHPPAGDGKKPSIAAVVGSMDAHPSRYCATVRVQRPRQEIIQDLASMVRELLIQFYKSTRFKPTRIIFYRDGVSEGQFRQVLYYELLAIREACISLEKDYQPGITYIVVQKRHHTRLFCADRTERVGRSGNIPAGTTVDTDITHPYEFDFYLCSHAGIQGTSRPSHYHVLWDDNCFTADELQLLTYQLCHTYVRCTRSVSIPAPAYYAHLVAFRARYHLVDKEHDSAEGSHVSGQSNGRDPQALAKAVQIHQDTLRTMYFA is encoded by the exons ATGGAAATCGGCAGcgcag gacCCGTCGGGGCACAGCCCCTACTCATGGTGCCCAGACGTCCTGGCTATGGCACCATGGGCAAACCCATTAAACTGCTGGCCAACTGCTTCCAAGTTGAAATCCCAAAGATTGATGTCTACCTCTATGAGGTGGATATCAAACCAGATAAGTGTCCTCGGAGGGTGAACAG GGAGGTGGTGGATTCAATGGTGCAGCATTTTAAAGTGACAATATTTGGGGACCGTAGACCAGTTTATGATGGGAAAAGAAGCCTTTATACAGCCAATCCACTTCCTGTGGCCACTACTGGG GTGGATTTGGATGTGACTTtaccaggagaaggaggaaaagatcGTCCCTTCAAAGTGTCCATAAAATTTGTTTCTCGGGTGAGCTGGCACTTGCTGCATGAAGTTTTGACAGGAAGAACCTTGCCTGAGCCTCTGGAACTAGACAAACCAATCAGCACTAACCCCGTTCATGCTGTCGATGTGGTGCTACGACACCTACCCTCCATGAA GTATACCCCGGTGGGCCGCTCCTTTTTCTCAGCTCCAGAAGGCTATGATCACCCCTTGGGAGGTGGTAGGGAGGTTTGGTTTGGATTCCATCAGTCTGTTCGGCCTGCCATGTGGAAAATGATGCTCAATATTGATG TTTCTGCAACTGCCTTCTACAAAGCACAACCTGTAATTCAATTTATGTGTGAAGTTCTTGACATTCATAATATTGATGAACAACCAAGACCTCTGACTGATTCTCATCGGGTAAAATTCACCAAAGAGATAAAGG GTCTAAAGGTAGAAGTGACTCATTGTGGAACAATGAGACGGAAATACCGTGTTTGTAACGTAACAAGAAGGCCTGCAAGTCATCAAAC CTTCCCTTTACAGTTAGAAAACGGCCAGACTGTGGAGAGAACAGTAGCACagtatttcagagagaaatacaACCTCCAGCTGAAATATCCTCATCTTCCTTGCCTACAAGTGGGACAAGAACAGAAACACACCTACCTGCCTTTAGAA GTATGTAACATTGTAGCTGGCCAACGATGTATCAAGAAGCTAACAGACAATCAGACATCAACTATGATAAAGGCAACAGCAAGATCTGCTCCAGATAGGCAAGAGGAAATAAGCAGATTG GTAAGAAGTGCAAATTATGATGCAGATCCATTTGTTCAAGAGTTCCAGTTCAAAGTCCGGGATGAGATGGCCCATGTGACAGGGCGTGTGCTCCCAGCTCCAATGTTGCAGTATGGAGGACGG AATCGAACAGTGGCAACCCCAAGCCATGGAGTATGGGACATGCGAGGGAAGCAGTTTCACACTGGTGTTGAGATCAAAATGTGGGCCATAGCTTGTTTTGCAACGCAGAGACAATGCAGAGAAGAAATACTGAA GGGTTTTACAGACCAGCTGCGGAAGATCTCCAAGGATGCAGGGATGCCAATCCAAGGCCAGCCTTGTTTCTGTAAATATGCCCAAGGTGCTGACAGTGTGGAGCCCATGTTTCGGCACCTCAAGAACACCTATTCAGGTCTTCAACTTATCATTGTAATCCTGCCAGGGAAAACGCCAGTATATG CGGAGGTGAAGCGTGTGGGAGATACGTTGTTGGGAATGGCCACGCAGTGTGTTCAAGTCAAAAACGTTATCAAAACATCTCCACAGACCCTGTCAAATCTGTGCCTGAAGATTAATGTTAAACTAGGAGGAATCAACAATATTCTTGTACCTCATCAACG acCTTCTGTGTTCCAGCAGCCAGTGATCTTTTTGGGAGCAGATGTCACACACCCTCCTGCTGGAGATGGAAAGAAGCCTTCCATAGCTGCT GTCGTAGGTAGTATGGATGCTCATCCAAGCCGGTACTGTGCCACAGTGAGAGTTCAGCGACCCCGGCAGGAAATCATCCAAGATCTTGCCTCCATGGTGAGAGAGCTTCTCATCCAGTTCTATAAGTCAACACGGTTCAAGCCCACGCGTATCATCTTCTATAGGGATGGAGTCTCTGAAGGACAGTTTCGACAG GTTTTGTATTATGAACTGCTAGCCATTAGAGAAGCTTGCATCAGTTTGGAGAAAGATTACCAGCCTGGAATAACCTATATTGTGGTGCAGAAGCGACATCATACACGATTGTTTTGTGCTGACAGAACAGAAAGG GTTGGTCGAAGTGGCAACATTCCAGCTGGAACAACTGTAGATACAGACATTACACATCCATATGAGTTTGACTTTTACCTCTGCAGCCATGCTGGAATACAG GGTACCAGCCGTCCCTCACACTATCATGTTTTGTGGGATGATAACTGTTTTACTGCAGATGAACTTCAGCTGCTGACTTACCAGCTCTGCCACACATACGTGCGCTGTACACGTTCAGTTTCTATACCTGCACCAGCGTATTATGCTCACCTGGTAGCGTTCAGAGCACGATACCATCTTGTGGACAAAGAACATGACAG TGCTGAAGGAAGCCATGTTTCAGGACAAAGCAATGGGAGAGATCCGCAGGCCCTGGCGAAGGCTGTACAAATTCACCAAGACACCTTACGCACGATGTACTTCGCTTAA
- the AGO3 gene encoding protein argonaute-3 isoform X3, translating to MKILFGKQVDLDVTLPGEGGKDRPFKVSIKFVSRVSWHLLHEVLTGRTLPEPLELDKPISTNPVHAVDVVLRHLPSMKYTPVGRSFFSAPEGYDHPLGGGREVWFGFHQSVRPAMWKMMLNIDVSATAFYKAQPVIQFMCEVLDIHNIDEQPRPLTDSHRVKFTKEIKGLKVEVTHCGTMRRKYRVCNVTRRPASHQTFPLQLENGQTVERTVAQYFREKYNLQLKYPHLPCLQVGQEQKHTYLPLEVCNIVAGQRCIKKLTDNQTSTMIKATARSAPDRQEEISRLVRSANYDADPFVQEFQFKVRDEMAHVTGRVLPAPMLQYGGRNRTVATPSHGVWDMRGKQFHTGVEIKMWAIACFATQRQCREEILKGFTDQLRKISKDAGMPIQGQPCFCKYAQGADSVEPMFRHLKNTYSGLQLIIVILPGKTPVYAEVKRVGDTLLGMATQCVQVKNVIKTSPQTLSNLCLKINVKLGGINNILVPHQRPSVFQQPVIFLGADVTHPPAGDGKKPSIAAVVGSMDAHPSRYCATVRVQRPRQEIIQDLASMVRELLIQFYKSTRFKPTRIIFYRDGVSEGQFRQVLYYELLAIREACISLEKDYQPGITYIVVQKRHHTRLFCADRTERVGRSGNIPAGTTVDTDITHPYEFDFYLCSHAGIQGTSRPSHYHVLWDDNCFTADELQLLTYQLCHTYVRCTRSVSIPAPAYYAHLVAFRARYHLVDKEHDSAEGSHVSGQSNGRDPQALAKAVQIHQDTLRTMYFA from the exons ATGAAAATACTGTTCGGAAAGCAG GTGGATTTGGATGTGACTTtaccaggagaaggaggaaaagatcGTCCCTTCAAAGTGTCCATAAAATTTGTTTCTCGGGTGAGCTGGCACTTGCTGCATGAAGTTTTGACAGGAAGAACCTTGCCTGAGCCTCTGGAACTAGACAAACCAATCAGCACTAACCCCGTTCATGCTGTCGATGTGGTGCTACGACACCTACCCTCCATGAA GTATACCCCGGTGGGCCGCTCCTTTTTCTCAGCTCCAGAAGGCTATGATCACCCCTTGGGAGGTGGTAGGGAGGTTTGGTTTGGATTCCATCAGTCTGTTCGGCCTGCCATGTGGAAAATGATGCTCAATATTGATG TTTCTGCAACTGCCTTCTACAAAGCACAACCTGTAATTCAATTTATGTGTGAAGTTCTTGACATTCATAATATTGATGAACAACCAAGACCTCTGACTGATTCTCATCGGGTAAAATTCACCAAAGAGATAAAGG GTCTAAAGGTAGAAGTGACTCATTGTGGAACAATGAGACGGAAATACCGTGTTTGTAACGTAACAAGAAGGCCTGCAAGTCATCAAAC CTTCCCTTTACAGTTAGAAAACGGCCAGACTGTGGAGAGAACAGTAGCACagtatttcagagagaaatacaACCTCCAGCTGAAATATCCTCATCTTCCTTGCCTACAAGTGGGACAAGAACAGAAACACACCTACCTGCCTTTAGAA GTATGTAACATTGTAGCTGGCCAACGATGTATCAAGAAGCTAACAGACAATCAGACATCAACTATGATAAAGGCAACAGCAAGATCTGCTCCAGATAGGCAAGAGGAAATAAGCAGATTG GTAAGAAGTGCAAATTATGATGCAGATCCATTTGTTCAAGAGTTCCAGTTCAAAGTCCGGGATGAGATGGCCCATGTGACAGGGCGTGTGCTCCCAGCTCCAATGTTGCAGTATGGAGGACGG AATCGAACAGTGGCAACCCCAAGCCATGGAGTATGGGACATGCGAGGGAAGCAGTTTCACACTGGTGTTGAGATCAAAATGTGGGCCATAGCTTGTTTTGCAACGCAGAGACAATGCAGAGAAGAAATACTGAA GGGTTTTACAGACCAGCTGCGGAAGATCTCCAAGGATGCAGGGATGCCAATCCAAGGCCAGCCTTGTTTCTGTAAATATGCCCAAGGTGCTGACAGTGTGGAGCCCATGTTTCGGCACCTCAAGAACACCTATTCAGGTCTTCAACTTATCATTGTAATCCTGCCAGGGAAAACGCCAGTATATG CGGAGGTGAAGCGTGTGGGAGATACGTTGTTGGGAATGGCCACGCAGTGTGTTCAAGTCAAAAACGTTATCAAAACATCTCCACAGACCCTGTCAAATCTGTGCCTGAAGATTAATGTTAAACTAGGAGGAATCAACAATATTCTTGTACCTCATCAACG acCTTCTGTGTTCCAGCAGCCAGTGATCTTTTTGGGAGCAGATGTCACACACCCTCCTGCTGGAGATGGAAAGAAGCCTTCCATAGCTGCT GTCGTAGGTAGTATGGATGCTCATCCAAGCCGGTACTGTGCCACAGTGAGAGTTCAGCGACCCCGGCAGGAAATCATCCAAGATCTTGCCTCCATGGTGAGAGAGCTTCTCATCCAGTTCTATAAGTCAACACGGTTCAAGCCCACGCGTATCATCTTCTATAGGGATGGAGTCTCTGAAGGACAGTTTCGACAG GTTTTGTATTATGAACTGCTAGCCATTAGAGAAGCTTGCATCAGTTTGGAGAAAGATTACCAGCCTGGAATAACCTATATTGTGGTGCAGAAGCGACATCATACACGATTGTTTTGTGCTGACAGAACAGAAAGG GTTGGTCGAAGTGGCAACATTCCAGCTGGAACAACTGTAGATACAGACATTACACATCCATATGAGTTTGACTTTTACCTCTGCAGCCATGCTGGAATACAG GGTACCAGCCGTCCCTCACACTATCATGTTTTGTGGGATGATAACTGTTTTACTGCAGATGAACTTCAGCTGCTGACTTACCAGCTCTGCCACACATACGTGCGCTGTACACGTTCAGTTTCTATACCTGCACCAGCGTATTATGCTCACCTGGTAGCGTTCAGAGCACGATACCATCTTGTGGACAAAGAACATGACAG TGCTGAAGGAAGCCATGTTTCAGGACAAAGCAATGGGAGAGATCCGCAGGCCCTGGCGAAGGCTGTACAAATTCACCAAGACACCTTACGCACGATGTACTTCGCTTAA